A window from Streptomyces sp. NBC_00335 encodes these proteins:
- a CDS encoding GntR family transcriptional regulator → MLEYRIDRRSGIATYLQIVQQTKQALRLGLLEPGDKLPTAREVVEATAINPNTVLKAYRELEREGLVEAKRGLGTFIRKSLGGAPAESPLRAELADWARRAREAGMERDDAAALFSAVLEEHFKGDERA, encoded by the coding sequence GTGCTCGAGTACCGCATCGACCGGCGTAGCGGCATCGCCACGTACCTGCAGATCGTCCAGCAGACCAAACAGGCCCTGCGCCTGGGCCTGTTGGAGCCGGGCGACAAACTGCCGACCGCGCGCGAGGTCGTCGAGGCCACCGCCATCAACCCGAACACCGTCCTCAAGGCCTACCGCGAGCTGGAACGCGAGGGGCTCGTCGAGGCGAAGCGGGGCCTGGGCACCTTCATCCGCAAGTCCCTGGGCGGCGCGCCGGCGGAGTCGCCGCTGCGCGCCGAACTCGCCGACTGGGCGCGGCGGGCCCGGGAGGCCGGGATGGAGCGGGACGACGCGGCCGCGCTCTTCTCGGCCGTACTGGAAGAGCACTTCAAGGGGGACGAACGCGCATGA
- a CDS encoding ABC transporter permease yields MSTLTLKGPYWVAARQHRRVLWAVPILLAVGLVVMVALRVWSAYPTYDAMHRPLLTPGYDLLRGYMQSATRVLVFLPLLVGAFVAGPMIARELESGTWRLALTQSTTAKAWLGSKVLVAAAVSVLGSLALIGIYRLGWTQVSDTYELYWYERGVYAATGPVLVAYCLLGVAIAALVGQLVRRTLPAMAVAGLLTGLVLLVLSALRWSFLPVVAVTAPYTVDADSLLPPSAKNMGTGLTLTTGERASGYRCFPEPPTSGGCRDDMDATASYADFHPTSHYWPTQLIETSIVLVLAAAVLYAAFRLVQKRHP; encoded by the coding sequence ATGAGCACGCTGACGCTGAAGGGGCCGTATTGGGTGGCGGCCCGCCAGCACCGGCGCGTGCTGTGGGCGGTGCCCATCCTCCTCGCCGTGGGCCTCGTCGTGATGGTCGCGCTGCGCGTGTGGAGCGCGTACCCAACCTACGACGCGATGCACCGGCCGCTCCTGACCCCGGGATACGACCTGCTCCGGGGATACATGCAGTCCGCGACCAGGGTCCTGGTGTTCCTCCCGCTGCTGGTGGGAGCCTTCGTCGCCGGTCCCATGATCGCCCGCGAGCTGGAGAGCGGGACCTGGCGGCTCGCCCTCACCCAGTCCACGACGGCGAAGGCCTGGCTCGGGTCGAAGGTGCTGGTTGCGGCCGCGGTCTCCGTGCTCGGCTCCCTCGCCCTGATCGGGATCTACCGCCTCGGATGGACCCAGGTTTCCGACACCTACGAGCTCTACTGGTACGAGCGCGGGGTGTACGCGGCCACCGGCCCGGTACTCGTCGCCTACTGCCTGCTCGGCGTGGCCATCGCAGCCCTCGTCGGTCAGCTGGTCCGGCGGACCCTGCCCGCCATGGCGGTCGCCGGCCTCCTGACCGGTCTCGTCCTGCTCGTTCTCAGCGCACTGCGGTGGTCCTTCCTTCCCGTAGTAGCCGTTACCGCTCCCTACACTGTGGACGCGGACTCGCTCCTGCCGCCCTCCGCCAAGAACATGGGCACAGGACTCACCCTTACCACCGGCGAGCGCGCGTCGGGGTACCGCTGCTTCCCGGAGCCCCCGACCTCCGGGGGCTGCCGCGACGACATGGACGCCACCGCTTCCTACGCCGATTTCCACCCCACCTCCCACTACTGGCCGACCCAGCTCATCGAAACCTCCATCGTCCTCGTCCTGGCCGCCGCCGTCCTCTACGCCGCCTTCCGCCTGGTGCAGAAGCGACACCCCTGA
- a CDS encoding amino acid ABC transporter ATP-binding protein: MTGNASGTVATASRPAAIEVHDVHKWFGGRRVLDGVSLTVAPGTVTVILGRSGSGKSTLLRVLNHLEKPEAGHVSVGGELIGVQRHGGRLKELKERAILAQRGRIGFVFQNFNLFPHLTVLDNVAAAPVATGRLSRPQAQALAQELLRRVGLGDRGGAYPRQLSGGQQQRVAIARALALRPGVILFDEPTSALDPELVGEVLSVIKDLATGGTTLVIVTHEIGFAREVADEIVFLHEGRVVEQGPPAQVLDHPAHPRTREFLSKVL, translated from the coding sequence ATGACCGGGAACGCGAGCGGCACCGTCGCCACGGCCTCCCGGCCGGCCGCGATCGAGGTGCACGACGTGCACAAGTGGTTCGGCGGCCGGCGGGTCCTCGACGGGGTGAGCCTGACCGTCGCGCCCGGCACCGTCACCGTGATCCTGGGGCGCTCCGGATCGGGCAAGTCGACCCTGCTGCGGGTCCTCAACCACCTGGAGAAGCCCGAGGCCGGCCACGTCAGCGTCGGCGGCGAACTGATCGGCGTCCAGCGGCACGGGGGCCGGCTCAAGGAGCTGAAGGAACGGGCGATCCTCGCCCAGCGCGGCCGGATCGGCTTCGTCTTCCAGAACTTCAACCTCTTCCCGCACCTGACCGTACTGGACAACGTCGCCGCCGCCCCGGTGGCCACGGGCAGGCTGTCCCGGCCGCAGGCTCAGGCCCTGGCGCAGGAGTTGCTGCGCCGCGTAGGGCTCGGGGACCGCGGCGGCGCCTACCCGCGACAGCTGTCCGGCGGGCAGCAGCAGCGGGTGGCCATCGCGCGGGCCCTGGCCCTGCGGCCCGGGGTCATCCTCTTCGACGAGCCCACGTCGGCGCTCGACCCCGAGCTGGTCGGCGAGGTGCTCTCCGTGATCAAGGACCTGGCCACCGGGGGCACCACCCTCGTGATCGTGACCCACGAGATCGGCTTCGCCCGCGAGGTCGCCGACGAGATCGTCTTCCTCCACGAGGGCCGCGTCGTGGAGCAGGGCCCGCCCGCGCAGGTGCTGGACCACCCCGCGCACCCGCGGACCCGGGAGTTCCTCAGCAAGGTGCTCTGA
- a CDS encoding transporter substrate-binding domain-containing protein, producing the protein MHRPSLLRNRLLRGLGATTAAVALAAGLTACGGDAKATGTEAGSGKVTIGAVSNGAAQQAELTVPVVESLRAKLPKAVRDRGELVIGVGALPAGFPPLTYVGTDQKTITGSEPDLGRLVAATLGLKPVVKNSTWENLFVGIDSGKVDVAFTNVTVTEERKKKYDFASYRQDNLAFESLKESTWEFGGDYRNLAGKTVSVSKGTNQEKILLEWQKKLQSEGKDFTVKYFPDANSVYLALSGKKIDLNFGPNPSIAYHIPQTASGNAPTRKAGSFSGAGETLQGLIAATAKKDSGLAEPVAQAINHLVGTGQYAQLLKAWNLSDEAVTTSQVNPPGLPLTNS; encoded by the coding sequence ATGCACCGCCCCTCCCTCCTGCGCAACAGACTTCTCCGCGGCCTCGGCGCCACGACCGCCGCCGTCGCCCTCGCCGCCGGACTCACCGCGTGCGGCGGCGACGCGAAGGCCACCGGCACCGAGGCGGGCTCCGGCAAGGTGACCATCGGCGCCGTCTCCAACGGGGCCGCGCAGCAGGCAGAACTGACCGTCCCCGTCGTCGAGTCCCTGCGCGCAAAGCTCCCGAAGGCCGTGCGCGACCGCGGTGAGCTGGTCATCGGGGTCGGCGCCCTGCCCGCCGGGTTCCCGCCCCTCACCTACGTCGGCACCGACCAGAAGACCATCACCGGCTCGGAGCCCGACCTCGGCCGGCTCGTCGCCGCGACCCTGGGTCTGAAGCCCGTGGTGAAGAACTCCACGTGGGAGAACCTCTTCGTCGGCATCGACAGCGGCAAGGTCGACGTGGCCTTCACCAACGTGACGGTCACCGAGGAGCGCAAGAAGAAGTACGACTTCGCGTCCTACCGGCAGGACAACCTGGCCTTCGAGTCCCTGAAGGAGAGCACCTGGGAGTTCGGCGGCGACTACCGCAACCTGGCGGGCAAGACGGTGTCGGTCAGCAAGGGCACCAACCAGGAGAAGATCCTCCTGGAGTGGCAGAAGAAGCTCCAGTCCGAGGGCAAGGACTTCACGGTCAAGTACTTCCCCGACGCCAACAGCGTCTACCTGGCCCTGAGCGGCAAGAAGATCGACCTCAACTTCGGCCCGAACCCGTCGATCGCCTACCACATCCCCCAGACCGCGAGCGGCAACGCCCCGACCCGCAAGGCCGGTTCGTTCTCCGGCGCCGGCGAGACCCTCCAGGGGCTGATCGCCGCGACCGCGAAGAAGGACAGCGGACTGGCCGAGCCCGTGGCCCAGGCCATCAACCACCTCGTCGGAACCGGCCAGTACGCGCAGCTCCTCAAGGCCTGGAACCTCTCCGACGAGGCCGTGACCACCTCCCAGGTCAACCCGCCCGGCCTGCCCCTCACCAACTCCTGA
- a CDS encoding ABC transporter ATP-binding protein codes for MTHTVIEADGLGLRYGRRGRWALRDCTFRLPEGRVCALVGPNGAGKSTLLAIAAGLVSATEGHLRSVPREELAFVAQEKPLYPQLTVGETLRMGSELNPGRWDASRAEQIVEAGDLDPHAKVRTLSGGQRTRVALALALGKRPGLLLLDEPMADLDPLARHRLMGTLMADAAENGTSVVMSSHILTELEGACDHLLLVDGGRVRLAGPIDEVGAAHLLLTGPAAALDELSASHTVVEARTTGRQLTALVRPRGPIDSGTWQTTHPSLEELLLAHLRAPEAPALAVDTDVTEGVPA; via the coding sequence ATGACGCACACCGTGATCGAGGCGGACGGCCTCGGCCTGCGCTACGGACGCCGGGGAAGGTGGGCGCTGCGCGACTGCACCTTCCGGCTGCCCGAAGGCCGGGTCTGTGCACTCGTAGGACCCAACGGGGCTGGAAAGTCGACCCTGTTGGCGATCGCCGCGGGGCTCGTTTCCGCGACGGAGGGCCACCTCCGCTCGGTGCCGCGCGAGGAACTGGCCTTCGTGGCACAGGAAAAGCCGCTCTACCCGCAGCTCACCGTGGGCGAGACGCTGCGCATGGGCAGCGAGCTCAACCCCGGCCGCTGGGACGCGAGCAGGGCGGAACAGATCGTGGAGGCGGGGGACCTCGACCCGCACGCGAAGGTCCGTACCCTCTCCGGCGGGCAGCGCACCCGGGTCGCCCTGGCCCTGGCCCTCGGCAAACGCCCGGGCCTGCTCCTGCTCGACGAGCCGATGGCCGACCTCGATCCGCTCGCCCGGCACCGGCTCATGGGCACGCTGATGGCCGACGCCGCCGAGAACGGCACCTCGGTGGTGATGTCCTCGCACATCCTCACCGAGCTGGAGGGCGCCTGCGACCACCTCCTGCTGGTGGACGGCGGCCGGGTCCGCCTCGCCGGCCCCATCGACGAGGTCGGCGCCGCGCACCTGCTGCTCACCGGCCCCGCCGCCGCCCTCGACGAACTCTCCGCATCCCACACCGTCGTCGAGGCCCGCACGACGGGCCGCCAGCTCACGGCGCTCGTACGGCCGCGGGGCCCGATCGACAGCGGCACCTGGCAGACGACCCATCCGTCCCTGGAGGAACTCTTGCTCGCCCATCTGCGCGCGCCCGAAGCCCCGGCGCTCGCCGTGGACACCGATGTCACCGAGGGGGTGCCGGCATGA
- a CDS encoding LLM class flavin-dependent oxidoreductase encodes MKFLAITLITDGTDPATGAPTPTRERFRQVVDAALLADELGFDGFGVGERHERPFLSSSPPVVLSHIAALTRRIRLYTAVTTLSLLDPVRAYEDYATLDHLSDGRLELMIGKGNGTAQRELFDVTPEDQWERNSEGYELFRQIWSEDKVTAQPRFRPALTGAEVLPRPYQKTLRVWHGSATSRESVDLAARYGDPLFSANVTHPIGPYAALIRHYRERWEHYGHDPAHAVVGAGTAGFHTAPTSQQAVAAYRPAFARYLAAHAAQGLDPVFPTLEDFVERSSALIGSPEQVIEKVHRYHEEFGHTVLHLQAEPGGLTEAQHRDSLALFQSRIAPVLRRSIPDPAFAVR; translated from the coding sequence GTGAAATTCCTGGCCATCACCCTGATCACGGACGGCACGGATCCGGCGACGGGCGCTCCGACCCCCACGCGCGAGCGGTTCCGGCAGGTCGTCGACGCGGCGCTGCTGGCGGATGAGCTCGGCTTCGACGGCTTCGGGGTGGGTGAGCGCCACGAGCGGCCGTTCCTGTCGTCCTCGCCGCCCGTGGTGCTCTCCCACATCGCCGCCCTGACCCGCCGCATCCGGCTCTACACCGCCGTGACCACCCTGAGCCTGCTCGACCCGGTGCGGGCGTACGAGGACTACGCGACGCTGGACCACCTCAGCGACGGCCGGCTGGAGCTGATGATCGGCAAGGGGAACGGCACCGCGCAGCGCGAGCTGTTCGACGTGACCCCCGAGGACCAGTGGGAGCGCAACTCCGAGGGCTACGAGCTGTTCCGGCAGATCTGGAGCGAGGACAAGGTGACGGCGCAGCCTCGCTTCCGGCCCGCGCTGACCGGCGCCGAGGTGCTGCCCCGGCCGTACCAGAAGACGCTGCGGGTCTGGCACGGAAGCGCCACGAGCCGGGAGTCCGTGGATCTCGCGGCGCGCTACGGCGACCCGCTCTTCTCCGCGAACGTCACCCATCCCATCGGCCCGTACGCCGCGTTGATCCGCCACTACCGCGAGCGCTGGGAGCACTACGGACACGATCCGGCGCACGCGGTCGTGGGAGCGGGCACGGCGGGCTTCCACACGGCGCCCACCTCGCAGCAGGCGGTCGCCGCGTACCGGCCGGCGTTCGCCCGGTACCTCGCGGCCCACGCCGCGCAGGGGCTGGATCCGGTGTTCCCGACCCTGGAGGACTTCGTCGAGCGGAGTTCGGCACTGATCGGCAGCCCCGAGCAGGTGATCGAGAAGGTGCACCGCTACCACGAGGAGTTCGGCCACACGGTCCTGCACCTCCAGGCCGAGCCCGGGGGGCTGACCGAGGCCCAACACCGGGACTCCCTGGCACTGTTCCAGTCACGGATCGCGCCGGTGCTGCGCCGCTCGATTCCGGACCCGGCGTTCGCGGTGAGGTAG
- a CDS encoding GNAT family N-acetyltransferase, with product MSTSTTTPSPVTSGIPAAPAAPHVLDNPAWASLSGAHAAFAVRAGGRAARYAPDVAVFSAISDPADPRSWDALRSLAGSDGIVALSGVLTPPPGWETVGSTPGVQLVDTSLRAEPAPEAVLLGPADVPEVLELIELTKPGPFLPRTVELGTYLGIRHRGRLVAMAGERLRPPGWTEISAVCTHPGFRGRGLATRLVRAVAAGIRDRGDVPFLHTAAENTGAIRLYESIGFTVRHRPFFMAFRAPGSADDTDDIAATRI from the coding sequence ATGAGCACGAGCACCACCACCCCGAGCCCGGTGACCTCAGGGATCCCGGCGGCCCCGGCGGCCCCGCACGTCCTCGACAACCCGGCCTGGGCCTCGCTGTCCGGCGCGCACGCGGCCTTCGCCGTGCGGGCCGGCGGCCGCGCCGCCCGCTACGCCCCGGACGTCGCCGTGTTCTCCGCGATCTCCGATCCGGCCGACCCCCGGTCCTGGGACGCGCTGCGCTCCCTGGCCGGCTCCGACGGGATCGTCGCGCTCTCCGGGGTGCTGACCCCGCCCCCCGGCTGGGAGACCGTCGGGTCCACCCCGGGGGTCCAGCTCGTCGACACCTCGCTGCGCGCCGAGCCCGCCCCCGAGGCGGTGCTGCTCGGGCCCGCGGACGTGCCCGAGGTGCTGGAGCTGATCGAGCTGACGAAGCCGGGGCCCTTCCTGCCCCGCACCGTCGAGTTGGGCACGTACCTCGGCATCCGGCACCGGGGCCGGCTGGTGGCCATGGCCGGGGAACGGCTGCGGCCGCCCGGCTGGACGGAGATCAGCGCGGTCTGCACCCATCCCGGCTTCCGCGGCCGGGGCCTGGCGACGCGCCTGGTCCGCGCCGTCGCCGCGGGCATCCGGGACCGGGGAGACGTGCCGTTCCTGCACACGGCCGCCGAGAACACCGGCGCCATCCGCCTCTACGAGTCGATCGGTTTCACCGTGCGCCACAGGCCCTTCTTCATGGCCTTCCGGGCTCCGGGCAGCGCAGACGACACGGATGACATTGCAGCCACACGTATTTAA